From a region of the Tenggerimyces flavus genome:
- a CDS encoding PHP domain-containing protein yields MGHHHTHDHDHPHSHENVEPSDATDAGVPDEELSPSALSRRNLLRSAGLLGTGAAASTVLTAPSTASADTRSSSSGERRAGYLWLAGDHHIHTQYSSDAMYRVIDQVRHGNAYGLDWMVITDHGGATHARIGVDKVNPDIRAARDEVRDTLVFQGLEWNIPGAEHATVFVHPGRHEVGVLKQFENDYDGSVKNASDNTPANEALAIAGLTFLKKQVDKGRVDDALFLANHPARRGVDSPHEIRAWRDAAPGIAIGFEGAPGHQAAGIPEPNGGGGGRGFYEGSPSANSFPGYPLESYRTWGGFDWMTSTVGGLWDSLLAEGKSWSISANSDCHVVWADTAERGPDSNFDLNGRYNDPVHNGTILTSAGDFWPGFYSRTNVGASRQSYAAVMSGMRAGRIWVDHGHLIDGIDVQVRRAGHGPSGATIGGVLRVKRGAAVELVVTVDLAQQPNWAQFVPRLARVDVVRGDVTGKASDRDTFSAPTARVASSFEVPAGAAKRFSFKLSLGKIEKSGYVRLRGTDGKRTATGLNGAAVDAHGPALDVVGDADPWNDLWFYTNPVWVVVD; encoded by the coding sequence ATGGGCCATCACCACACGCACGACCACGATCACCCGCACAGCCACGAGAACGTGGAGCCGTCCGACGCCACCGACGCCGGTGTTCCGGACGAAGAGCTGTCGCCGTCCGCACTCTCGCGCCGCAACCTGCTCCGCAGCGCTGGGCTGCTGGGAACGGGCGCGGCCGCGTCGACCGTACTCACCGCGCCGAGCACCGCGTCGGCCGACACCAGGTCCTCCTCGAGCGGCGAGCGCCGCGCCGGCTACCTCTGGCTCGCCGGTGACCACCACATCCACACCCAGTACTCCAGCGACGCGATGTACCGCGTGATCGACCAGGTCCGGCACGGCAACGCGTACGGCCTGGACTGGATGGTGATCACCGACCACGGCGGCGCGACCCACGCGCGCATCGGTGTCGACAAGGTCAACCCGGACATCCGCGCGGCGCGCGACGAGGTCCGCGACACGCTGGTCTTCCAGGGCCTGGAGTGGAACATCCCCGGCGCGGAGCACGCGACCGTGTTCGTGCACCCGGGCCGCCACGAGGTCGGCGTGCTCAAGCAGTTCGAGAACGACTACGACGGCTCGGTCAAGAACGCCAGCGACAACACGCCGGCGAACGAGGCCCTCGCGATCGCCGGCCTCACGTTCCTGAAGAAGCAGGTCGACAAGGGACGCGTCGACGACGCGTTGTTCCTCGCCAACCACCCCGCTCGCCGGGGCGTCGACTCGCCGCACGAGATCCGCGCGTGGCGCGACGCGGCGCCGGGCATCGCGATCGGCTTCGAGGGCGCGCCCGGTCACCAGGCCGCGGGCATCCCGGAGCCGAACGGCGGCGGCGGTGGCCGCGGCTTCTACGAGGGCAGCCCGAGCGCGAACTCGTTCCCCGGCTACCCGCTGGAGAGCTACCGCACCTGGGGCGGCTTCGACTGGATGACCTCGACGGTCGGCGGACTGTGGGACAGCCTGCTGGCCGAGGGCAAGTCGTGGTCGATCAGCGCGAACTCCGACTGCCACGTCGTCTGGGCGGACACCGCCGAGCGCGGGCCGGACAGCAACTTCGACCTGAACGGGCGCTACAACGACCCCGTTCACAACGGCACGATCCTCACGTCGGCCGGCGACTTCTGGCCGGGCTTCTACAGCCGGACGAACGTCGGCGCGTCGCGGCAGAGCTACGCCGCGGTGATGTCGGGCATGCGCGCCGGGCGGATCTGGGTCGACCACGGTCACCTGATCGACGGGATCGACGTGCAGGTGCGCCGGGCAGGGCACGGGCCGTCGGGCGCGACGATCGGTGGCGTGCTGCGGGTGAAGCGCGGTGCGGCGGTCGAGCTGGTCGTCACTGTGGATCTCGCGCAGCAGCCGAACTGGGCGCAGTTCGTCCCTCGCCTCGCACGGGTGGACGTGGTCCGTGGCGACGTGACCGGCAAGGCGAGCGACCGGGACACGTTCTCGGCGCCGACTGCGCGGGTGGCGAGCTCGTTCGAGGTGCCTGCCGGTGCTGCCAAGCGGTTCTCGTTCAAGCTCTCGCTGGGCAAGATCGAAAAGTCCGGGTACGTGCGGCTGCGCGGTACGGACGGCAAGCGCACGGCGACCGGCCTGAACGGTGCCGCGGTCGACGCGCACGGTCCGGCGCTCGACGTGGTGGGCGACGCCGACCCGTGGAACGACCTGTGGTTCTACACCAACCCGGTCTGGGTGGTCGTCGACTGA
- a CDS encoding nucleoside hydrolase → MTSFDPPERRLVVLDTDIGSDVDDVLALAMLLGSPEVDLLGVTTVYGDTVTRARIASRLARLAGRTDVRVVPGERETLSGLPAWWAGHEGASFADLESEPVSSTPTAKSFLAKTAEKYAGELDLIAIGPLTNIAATIRDYPSFVDEVRRLYVMGGRFDTTAEAEHNFKSDPEAAATVFESGISTTVVGLEITTQVRMDAEQLGWIAGAGPLGEAVEAEVRGWWSFTDKQWNHPHDPLAVLAMLSPGLFAALPGTVKVDRNGATPGVSRATDHPDSSTRIVIEVDVPDVLQEIVDRIDAAGQAAL, encoded by the coding sequence GTGACCTCCTTCGATCCTCCAGAACGTCGCCTGGTCGTTCTCGACACCGACATCGGATCGGATGTCGACGACGTGCTCGCGCTCGCGATGCTGCTCGGGTCGCCGGAGGTCGATCTGCTCGGGGTGACGACCGTGTACGGGGACACGGTCACGCGGGCGCGGATCGCGTCGCGGCTGGCGCGGCTGGCCGGGCGTACGGATGTCCGCGTGGTGCCGGGGGAGCGCGAGACGCTGAGCGGGCTTCCCGCCTGGTGGGCAGGGCATGAGGGTGCGTCGTTCGCTGACCTGGAGTCGGAGCCCGTTTCGTCAACGCCCACAGCGAAGTCGTTCCTGGCGAAGACCGCGGAGAAGTACGCGGGTGAGCTTGATCTCATCGCGATCGGCCCGTTGACGAACATCGCGGCGACGATCCGCGACTACCCGAGCTTCGTCGACGAGGTCCGCCGGCTGTACGTGATGGGCGGGCGGTTCGACACGACCGCGGAGGCCGAGCACAACTTCAAGTCCGACCCCGAGGCCGCGGCGACCGTCTTCGAGTCCGGCATCTCCACCACGGTGGTGGGGTTGGAGATCACGACGCAGGTACGGATGGACGCCGAGCAGCTCGGCTGGATCGCCGGCGCCGGCCCACTCGGCGAGGCGGTCGAGGCCGAGGTGCGCGGCTGGTGGTCGTTCACCGACAAGCAGTGGAACCACCCGCACGATCCCCTTGCGGTGTTGGCGATGCTCTCGCCCGGCCTGTTCGCCGCGCTGCCCGGCACGGTGAAGGTGGACCGGAACGGCGCGACGCCGGGTGTGAGCCGGGCGACGGATCACCCGGACAGCTCGACGCGGATCGTGATCGAGGTCGACGTACCCGACGTCCTGCAGGAGATCGTCGACCGCATCGACGCCGCCGGCCAAGCTGCTCTCTAG
- a CDS encoding phosphodiester glycosidase family protein encodes MRTTIRLRALTAALAAGAMVALGVSLPTTAKPAAAEPTTTAFAPRLETYDQSRPIAPGVTFREFDRYGPDGYNGTPNWLQGDSLTVDLTKGTKVDYLFPGRVAAGEPISTQANRVKAVAAVNGDFFDINNSNAALGVGIQSGKLIQSPDEEPRWRKSSAIFTPDGIGAIGEVFFEGTIKLPTQTVPLAGVNKPNLASGGIEVFTPLWGTYCRCRATQGAARATEVEVVDGKVTAIRTPPIGGEVPANGFVLVGEDTGADTLAGLQIGDPVSIDYKTRTASGAQIHAAINGRQLLVVNGVAQKASAGDNLPQAPRTAIGFNREGTKMFLLTADGRQPAFSQGLGLDELAQMMIELGAYNALNLDGGGSTTMVAREPGSTTSVVENVPSDGAERNDPNGLALFAPQGSGKLRGIWVEPELEAKRAAGSSRIGLARPDRTFPGLVRTLRAAGYDETYGPASSSLRWRVEDGRHGTVNRDGVFRGLKPGKAEVEAYDRNVEGAVDLTVLGKLSRVETTTPQVAIVSAGQLATFGVVGLDKDGFSAPIEHPDIKLSYDATVAKITPTGNGLFTATALKDNASTLVEVDVHGVKVNLPLTVGLAEVTVADFEDASQWTFFGERAPGAVASVPGKVGNGLRLTYDFAQATETRTGGAKPTGDLVFPGQPREIRLWVNSTGKGEWASLQVIDSQGTTLPAFRAGYLTGTGWQQLVFPVPAGTSFPVKLARYYNAETKPEAQYQGDVVIDELTAIVPPSIEVPSSAKVQDPVIVQDGTVGGAPWKFAVMSDAQFVARNPDSDLVKNARRTLREIKASNPDFLIINGDLVDEASVADFQLAKRILDEELGGTLPYYYVPGNHEVMGAAIDNFRAAFGDTQRVFDHKGTRFITLDTSRINFRVSDWTQLPKLRAELDRAAADRSVKDVVLAFHVPPDDPTLVKASELSDRKEAATIKQWLAEFQRTSGKGAAFIGAHVGTFHASHADGVPFFINGNSGKNPSTLPADGGFTGWSMWGVSPGAGASWLRTEVRPHVDTLAVAAPSTVRVRESAVVKATLTQGTRTVPVAYPVTADWSATPNVYVGSDPDDVKPYHVATFDPATGVLNARKAATITLNVKVNGVSAQSTIRLEQRAAG; translated from the coding sequence ATGAGAACGACCATCCGCCTCCGCGCGCTCACCGCCGCGTTGGCCGCGGGGGCGATGGTCGCCCTCGGCGTGTCGCTACCCACCACCGCCAAACCGGCGGCAGCCGAGCCGACGACAACGGCGTTCGCACCGCGGCTGGAGACGTACGACCAGTCCCGGCCGATCGCGCCGGGCGTGACGTTCCGCGAGTTCGACCGGTACGGCCCGGACGGCTACAACGGCACGCCGAACTGGCTGCAGGGCGACTCGCTCACCGTCGACCTGACCAAGGGCACCAAGGTCGACTACCTCTTCCCGGGCCGCGTCGCGGCGGGCGAGCCGATCTCGACGCAGGCCAACCGGGTCAAGGCCGTCGCCGCCGTGAACGGCGACTTCTTCGACATCAACAACTCCAACGCCGCGCTCGGCGTCGGCATCCAGAGCGGCAAGCTGATCCAGTCGCCGGACGAGGAGCCGCGCTGGCGCAAGTCGTCCGCGATCTTCACCCCGGACGGCATCGGCGCGATCGGCGAGGTGTTCTTCGAGGGCACGATCAAGCTGCCCACGCAGACCGTTCCGCTGGCCGGCGTCAACAAGCCGAACCTCGCCTCCGGCGGCATCGAGGTCTTCACGCCGTTGTGGGGAACGTACTGCCGCTGCCGCGCGACCCAGGGCGCCGCGCGCGCCACCGAGGTCGAGGTCGTCGACGGCAAGGTGACCGCGATCCGGACGCCTCCGATCGGCGGCGAGGTCCCGGCGAACGGGTTCGTGCTCGTCGGTGAGGACACCGGCGCGGACACCCTTGCCGGGTTGCAGATCGGCGACCCGGTCAGCATCGACTACAAGACCCGCACCGCGAGCGGCGCGCAGATCCACGCCGCGATCAACGGCCGCCAACTGCTCGTCGTGAACGGCGTCGCGCAGAAGGCGAGCGCGGGCGACAACCTCCCGCAGGCTCCGCGGACCGCGATCGGCTTCAACCGCGAGGGAACGAAGATGTTCCTGCTCACCGCGGACGGCCGGCAGCCGGCGTTCTCGCAGGGCCTCGGCCTCGACGAGCTCGCCCAGATGATGATCGAGCTGGGCGCGTACAACGCGCTCAACCTGGACGGAGGCGGCTCGACCACGATGGTCGCGCGCGAGCCGGGCTCGACGACCTCCGTGGTGGAGAACGTGCCGTCGGACGGCGCGGAGCGCAACGACCCCAATGGGCTGGCGCTGTTCGCCCCCCAGGGCAGCGGGAAGCTCAGGGGCATCTGGGTCGAGCCGGAGCTCGAGGCGAAGCGCGCCGCGGGCTCGTCGCGGATCGGCCTGGCGCGGCCGGACCGCACGTTCCCCGGCCTGGTGCGGACGCTGCGGGCAGCGGGGTACGACGAGACGTACGGTCCGGCGTCGAGCTCGCTGCGGTGGCGGGTCGAGGACGGCCGGCACGGAACGGTCAACCGGGACGGCGTCTTCCGCGGGTTGAAGCCCGGCAAGGCGGAGGTCGAGGCGTACGACCGGAACGTCGAGGGCGCGGTCGATCTCACCGTTCTCGGGAAGCTGTCGCGGGTCGAGACGACGACGCCGCAGGTCGCGATCGTCAGCGCCGGCCAGTTGGCAACGTTCGGTGTGGTGGGTCTGGACAAGGACGGATTCTCAGCCCCCATTGAGCATCCGGACATCAAGCTCTCCTACGACGCCACGGTCGCGAAGATCACGCCGACGGGGAACGGGCTGTTCACCGCGACGGCTTTGAAGGACAACGCCTCGACGCTGGTCGAGGTCGACGTGCACGGCGTCAAGGTGAACTTGCCGCTGACCGTCGGGCTCGCCGAGGTCACGGTCGCGGACTTCGAGGACGCCTCGCAGTGGACGTTCTTCGGCGAGCGCGCGCCCGGGGCTGTGGCGTCGGTGCCGGGCAAGGTCGGCAACGGGCTGCGGCTGACGTACGACTTCGCCCAGGCCACGGAGACCCGTACGGGCGGGGCGAAGCCGACGGGCGACCTGGTGTTCCCGGGGCAGCCGCGGGAGATCCGCCTCTGGGTGAACTCGACTGGCAAGGGCGAATGGGCAAGCCTGCAAGTGATCGACAGCCAGGGCACGACGTTGCCGGCGTTCCGGGCCGGGTACCTCACCGGTACGGGCTGGCAGCAGCTGGTGTTCCCCGTGCCGGCGGGCACGTCGTTCCCGGTGAAGCTGGCGCGGTACTACAACGCCGAGACCAAGCCGGAGGCGCAGTACCAGGGCGACGTGGTGATCGACGAGCTGACGGCGATCGTGCCGCCCTCGATCGAGGTGCCCTCGTCGGCCAAGGTGCAGGATCCGGTCATCGTGCAGGACGGCACGGTGGGCGGGGCGCCGTGGAAGTTCGCGGTGATGTCGGACGCGCAGTTCGTGGCGCGCAACCCCGACAGCGATCTGGTGAAGAACGCGCGGCGGACGTTGCGTGAGATCAAGGCCTCGAACCCGGACTTCCTGATCATCAACGGTGACCTCGTCGACGAGGCGTCGGTGGCGGACTTCCAACTGGCCAAGCGGATTCTCGACGAGGAGCTCGGCGGGACGTTGCCGTACTACTACGTGCCCGGCAACCACGAGGTGATGGGCGCGGCGATCGACAACTTCCGTGCCGCGTTCGGCGACACGCAACGAGTGTTCGACCACAAGGGAACGCGGTTCATCACGCTCGACACGTCGCGGATCAACTTCCGGGTGAGCGACTGGACGCAACTGCCGAAGCTGCGGGCGGAGCTGGACCGCGCGGCGGCGGACCGTTCGGTGAAGGACGTCGTGCTGGCGTTCCACGTTCCGCCGGACGACCCGACGCTGGTGAAGGCGAGCGAGCTGTCCGACCGCAAGGAAGCGGCGACGATCAAGCAGTGGTTGGCGGAGTTCCAGCGGACGTCGGGCAAGGGCGCGGCCTTCATCGGCGCGCACGTCGGCACGTTCCACGCGTCGCACGCCGACGGGGTGCCGTTCTTCATCAACGGCAACTCGGGGAAGAACCCGTCCACGCTTCCGGCGGACGGCGGCTTCACCGGCTGGTCGATGTGGGGCGTGTCCCCCGGCGCGGGTGCGTCGTGGCTGCGTACGGAGGTCCGCCCGCACGTCGACACGCTCGCGGTGGCAGCTCCTTCCACGGTGCGAGTGCGTGAGTCGGCCGTCGTCAAGGCGACGTTGACACAGGGCACGCGGACGGTGCCGGTCGCCTACCCGGTGACCGCGGACTGGTCCGCTACGCCGAACGTGTACGTGGGCTCGGATCCAGACGACGTCAAGCCGTACCACGTGGCGACGTTCGATCCCGCGACCGGCGTCCTCAATGCCCGCAAGGCCGCGACGATCACACTGAACGTCAAGGTGAACGGCGTCTCCGCCCAGTCCACGATCCGCCTCGAACAGCGCGCCGCCGGCTAG
- a CDS encoding SDR family NAD(P)-dependent oxidoreductase, which yields MLDLAEPTTFAAGLPAFERLDGLVHCAAVGDLATMAETTVEVWQRTLTVNVIAVGELTRLLLPALRRANGHVLFVGASRSIHGRPGWGAHAASKEAMRFLADALRAEEPELKVTTVYPSGTDTPLLRKLREQAGVPYDPSAYLTPEAVAEVIVDALLTRRDLKDVHL from the coding sequence GTGCTGGATCTCGCCGAGCCGACGACGTTCGCCGCGGGGCTGCCGGCGTTCGAACGGCTGGACGGGCTCGTGCACTGCGCCGCTGTGGGGGATCTCGCGACCATGGCCGAGACGACGGTCGAGGTCTGGCAACGGACGTTGACGGTCAACGTGATCGCGGTCGGGGAGCTGACCCGGTTGCTACTCCCCGCGCTGCGGCGGGCGAACGGGCATGTCCTCTTCGTCGGCGCCAGCAGGTCGATCCACGGCCGGCCGGGGTGGGGCGCGCACGCGGCGAGTAAGGAGGCGATGCGCTTCCTCGCCGATGCGCTACGGGCCGAGGAGCCGGAGCTGAAGGTGACGACGGTCTACCCCAGCGGCACCGACACCCCGTTGCTGCGCAAGCTTCGGGAGCAGGCCGGCGTCCCGTACGACCCCAGCGCCTACCTGACTCCGGAAGCCGTCGCCGAGGTCATCGTCGACGCGCTGCTCACTCGGCGGGACCTGAAGGACGTTCACCTGTAG
- a CDS encoding dienelactone hydrolase family protein encodes MIELTLHAAPLGGPQPLRGDLVRPEGDGPWPGVVMVHEGFGYDDVMRRQAERLAKAGFLTLAVDLFSAGGARRCMISTFRAMMNGSGRPFADIEAARQYLLESPDCTGKVGVIGFCMGGGFALLTASKGFDAASANYGMMPRDLAVFEGACPIVASYGDRDPLAKVAGRLEKELTARGVVHDVKLYPNAGHSFLNDAETGPKLLRPIMRITGMGPEPIAAADAWQRIDSFFHEHLATTGERPSGPAE; translated from the coding sequence ATGATCGAGCTCACCCTCCACGCCGCGCCGCTCGGCGGACCGCAACCGCTGCGCGGCGACCTCGTCCGTCCGGAGGGCGACGGGCCGTGGCCGGGGGTGGTGATGGTGCACGAGGGGTTCGGGTACGACGATGTGATGCGCCGGCAGGCCGAGCGGCTCGCCAAGGCCGGATTCCTCACGCTGGCGGTGGATCTGTTCAGCGCGGGCGGCGCGCGCAGGTGCATGATCTCGACGTTCCGGGCCATGATGAACGGCTCCGGCCGCCCGTTCGCCGACATCGAGGCCGCGCGCCAGTACCTCCTCGAGAGCCCCGACTGCACCGGCAAGGTCGGCGTGATCGGCTTCTGCATGGGCGGCGGCTTCGCGCTGCTGACGGCGTCGAAGGGGTTCGACGCGGCATCGGCGAACTACGGGATGATGCCGCGCGACCTGGCCGTCTTCGAGGGCGCGTGCCCGATCGTCGCCTCGTACGGCGACCGCGACCCCCTGGCGAAGGTGGCCGGCCGGCTCGAGAAGGAGCTCACGGCCCGCGGCGTCGTGCACGACGTGAAGCTGTACCCGAACGCCGGCCACTCGTTCCTCAACGACGCAGAGACCGGCCCGAAGCTGCTGCGCCCGATCATGCGCATCACCGGCATGGGTCCCGAACCGATCGCTGCCGCCGACGCCTGGCAGCGGATCGACAGCTTCTTCCACGAACACCTGGCGACTACAGGTGAACGTCCTTCAGGTCCCGCCGAGTGA